In a single window of the Streptomyces sp. NBC_00094 genome:
- a CDS encoding ABC transporter permease, which produces MTPFQDRKAAARSALRRFSRSTTTTLLAVVLVGYVALGVSSSGTFFEGPSVRTFLQYLATPILIGLAQMVALCVGQLNLAVGALGGFSACLMGVLMADAGVPAGLAVLIGVLGATLIGLLTGVFIVVTRINGFIVTLGTMTILLGAQYRLSGTRTIDGYSATLRDLGRAAPLNIPLVFVTALAAAVLLAGFMYRTVAGRRLLASGGNPLAARLSGISTDRQIVLAHTLSGLLVGIAAMTATASLPGVNRSVGGDWLLPSFAAPIIGGVALTGGSVAVLGTVLAAFVMRLIDTARAQFSLDPSWVNFLIGVVVLGTVVGGRVHQNHLDRKGRTPGCAPTAPPEGTPRPTAVPTPTPTGEAR; this is translated from the coding sequence ATGACCCCGTTCCAGGACCGGAAGGCGGCGGCTCGGTCCGCGTTGCGCCGCTTCTCGCGCTCCACGACGACCACCCTGCTCGCCGTGGTCCTCGTCGGCTACGTCGCTCTCGGCGTCTCCTCGTCCGGCACCTTCTTCGAAGGGCCCTCCGTCCGTACGTTCCTGCAGTACCTCGCCACACCGATCCTCATCGGGCTTGCCCAGATGGTCGCCCTGTGCGTGGGGCAGCTCAACCTGGCGGTCGGGGCGCTGGGCGGGTTCAGCGCCTGCCTGATGGGCGTCCTGATGGCCGACGCGGGCGTCCCGGCCGGGCTCGCCGTGCTGATCGGCGTCCTGGGCGCGACCCTGATCGGCCTGCTGACCGGCGTGTTCATCGTCGTCACGCGCATCAACGGCTTCATCGTGACGCTGGGCACCATGACCATCCTGCTGGGGGCGCAGTACCGCCTCTCGGGGACCCGCACGATCGACGGGTACTCCGCGACGCTGCGCGACCTCGGCCGCGCCGCGCCGCTGAACATCCCGCTGGTCTTCGTCACGGCCCTGGCCGCGGCCGTCCTCCTCGCCGGGTTCATGTACCGCACCGTCGCGGGGCGGCGGCTGCTGGCGTCCGGCGGGAACCCACTGGCCGCCAGGCTGTCGGGCATCTCCACCGACCGGCAGATCGTGCTCGCGCACACCCTGTCCGGGCTGCTCGTGGGCATCGCCGCGATGACCGCCACCGCCTCGCTGCCGGGGGTCAACCGCAGCGTCGGCGGCGACTGGCTGCTGCCCAGCTTCGCCGCACCCATCATCGGCGGGGTGGCCCTGACCGGCGGCTCCGTCGCGGTCCTGGGGACCGTTCTCGCGGCCTTCGTGATGCGTCTGATCGACACCGCGCGGGCACAGTTCTCCCTCGACCCGAGCTGGGTCAACTTCCTCATCGGGGTGGTCGTCCTCGGCACGGTCGTCGGCGGCCGGGTCCACCAGAACCATCTCGACAGGAAGGGCAGGACGCCCGGCTGCGCTCCCACGGCACCACCTGAGGGGACACCCCGGCCGACGGCCGTACCGACGCCGACGCCGACG
- a CDS encoding FadR/GntR family transcriptional regulator: MTAQWRPVRQSRTHELVLESIERQVLAGELKAGDRLPPERELAPALGVSRSALREALRVMETIGVLVANVGRGPDAGARIVRNPDDALGRVLRLHLALGSYGLEDVLEARVVLERSSFEAAARSASEEVLAEAQELLGRMREAEADVPLFNELDTAFHVLIARASGNRLISTLTSAVRESVRTLILQAEEGAEDWAATAAGLNAEHEELLRLLAAGEGSAAADLVERHIRGFHGAVVGDREGGAPARETPDP; the protein is encoded by the coding sequence GTGACGGCCCAGTGGCGCCCCGTGCGGCAGTCGCGGACGCATGAGCTCGTACTGGAGAGCATCGAGCGGCAGGTGCTCGCCGGCGAACTGAAGGCGGGAGACCGCCTGCCGCCCGAGCGGGAGCTGGCTCCGGCGCTCGGAGTGAGCCGGTCCGCCCTGCGCGAGGCCCTGCGGGTCATGGAGACGATCGGCGTCCTGGTCGCCAACGTCGGGCGCGGTCCGGACGCCGGTGCCCGCATCGTGCGCAACCCGGATGACGCGCTCGGCCGGGTGCTTCGCCTTCACCTGGCCCTCGGCAGCTACGGACTCGAGGACGTACTCGAGGCGCGTGTGGTGCTGGAGCGCTCCAGCTTCGAGGCGGCCGCCCGGTCCGCGTCCGAGGAGGTCCTGGCCGAGGCTCAGGAGCTGCTCGGCCGGATGCGCGAGGCCGAGGCCGACGTGCCCCTCTTCAACGAACTGGACACCGCCTTTCATGTGTTGATCGCCCGGGCGTCGGGAAACCGGCTGATCTCCACGCTGACCTCCGCGGTCCGAGAGTCCGTGCGGACCTTGATCCTCCAGGCGGAGGAAGGGGCCGAGGACTGGGCGGCGACCGCCGCGGGGCTCAACGCCGAGCACGAGGAGCTGCTCCGCCTGCTCGCGGCCGGCGAGGGGTCGGCGGCGGCCGACCTCGTGGAACGGCACATCCGCGGGTTCCACGGCGCGGTCGTCGGTGACCGCGAGGGCGGTGCGCCGGCCCGGGAGACCCCGGATCCCTGA
- a CDS encoding GntR family transcriptional regulator has protein sequence MGRDASVRREVLTDSVYEAVKAMVMDHVIQPGARVGIDALSRSLGVSPTPVREALARLESDGLVVKRSLSGYRATVLLDRRGVEELFEMRLLLEPRAAALAAEHVGEAELDRIEALVEEMQGLPDKGESYAVYGRFAVLDQRFHDALAVASGRTMLAAAVERLHTHLHLFRLSPVAGGSPATMGEHSRILRAVLRRHPERAAEAMREHLELSLDRHLGRYRNEGA, from the coding sequence ATGGGGAGAGATGCGAGCGTGCGGCGGGAAGTGCTGACGGACAGCGTCTACGAGGCCGTCAAGGCGATGGTCATGGACCACGTGATCCAGCCGGGCGCCAGGGTGGGCATCGACGCGCTGTCCCGTTCGCTCGGCGTCTCGCCCACGCCGGTACGCGAGGCCCTGGCCCGCCTCGAATCGGACGGACTGGTCGTCAAGCGATCGCTCTCCGGCTACCGGGCCACGGTCCTCCTGGACCGGCGTGGCGTGGAGGAGCTGTTCGAGATGCGGCTGCTGCTGGAGCCGAGAGCCGCGGCCCTGGCGGCGGAGCATGTCGGCGAGGCGGAGCTCGACCGGATCGAGGCCCTGGTGGAGGAGATGCAGGGGCTCCCGGACAAGGGCGAAAGCTACGCCGTGTACGGCCGCTTCGCGGTGCTGGACCAGCGGTTCCACGACGCGCTCGCCGTCGCGTCCGGCCGCACCATGCTCGCGGCGGCCGTGGAACGGCTGCACACGCACCTGCACCTGTTCCGGCTCAGTCCGGTCGCGGGTGGCAGCCCCGCCACGATGGGGGAGCACAGCCGCATCCTGCGGGCGGTCCTGCGACGTCACCCGGAGCGCGCGGCGGAGGCCATGCGGGAACACCTGGAGCTCAGCCTGGACCGTCACCTCGGCCGGTACCGGAACGAAGGTGCCTGA
- a CDS encoding ABC transporter substrate-binding protein — protein sequence MRTHSSTRRLLGALAVLATLALTATACGSDDSDAGTGESSPKDVQAALDKGGKVTVWAWEPTLKKVAEDFEKKYPKVDIELINAGTGDKQYTALQNAMTAGSGAPDVAQIEYYALGQFAIGKSIENLTAYGAQKYGTTFTPGPWNAVTQGGEAIHALPMDSGPMAFFYNKKVFDKHGIAVPTTWDEYVDAARALHKADPKIFITNDTGDAGATTSLIWQAGGRPYKTDGTDVTIDFTDKGTKQYTATWQKLLDEKLLAPVSSWSDAWYKGLADGSLATLSIGAWMPANLTSGVAAASGDWRVAPLPQWTKGDKTSAENGGSSLAVPKAAKNKELAYAFTEFATTGTGASTRVTEGAFPATRADLESKAFLDTTFPYFGGQQANRIFAESARNVGANWSYLPYQVYANSIFNDTVGKAYVSPTTLTDGLKAWQDASITYGKDQGFTVNK from the coding sequence ATGCGCACTCACTCCTCCACCCGCAGACTGCTCGGCGCGCTCGCCGTACTCGCCACGCTCGCGCTGACCGCCACGGCCTGTGGATCCGACGATTCGGACGCCGGCACGGGCGAGAGCTCTCCGAAGGACGTCCAGGCGGCGCTCGACAAGGGCGGCAAGGTGACCGTGTGGGCCTGGGAGCCCACCCTCAAGAAGGTGGCCGAGGACTTCGAGAAGAAGTACCCCAAGGTCGACATCGAACTGATCAACGCCGGCACCGGCGACAAGCAGTACACCGCCCTGCAGAACGCCATGACGGCCGGATCCGGCGCACCCGACGTCGCACAGATCGAGTACTACGCCCTCGGCCAGTTCGCCATCGGCAAGTCGATAGAGAACCTCACCGCCTACGGCGCCCAGAAGTACGGCACGACCTTCACCCCCGGCCCCTGGAACGCCGTCACCCAGGGCGGCGAAGCCATCCACGCCCTGCCCATGGACTCCGGCCCCATGGCCTTCTTCTACAACAAGAAGGTCTTCGACAAGCACGGCATCGCCGTGCCCACCACCTGGGACGAGTACGTGGACGCGGCCCGCGCCCTCCACAAGGCCGACCCGAAGATCTTCATCACCAACGACACCGGCGACGCCGGCGCCACCACCAGCCTCATCTGGCAGGCCGGCGGCCGCCCCTACAAGACCGACGGCACCGACGTCACCATCGACTTCACCGACAAGGGCACCAAGCAGTACACCGCCACCTGGCAGAAGCTCCTCGACGAAAAGCTCCTCGCACCCGTCTCCTCATGGAGCGACGCCTGGTACAAGGGCCTCGCCGACGGCTCCCTCGCCACCCTCTCCATCGGCGCCTGGATGCCCGCCAACCTCACCTCCGGCGTCGCCGCCGCCTCCGGCGACTGGCGCGTCGCCCCCCTGCCCCAGTGGACCAAGGGCGACAAGACCAGCGCCGAGAACGGCGGCAGCTCCCTCGCCGTCCCCAAGGCCGCCAAGAACAAGGAACTCGCCTACGCCTTCACCGAGTTCGCCACCACCGGCACCGGAGCCAGCACCCGCGTCACCGAAGGCGCCTTCCCCGCCACCCGCGCCGACCTCGAATCCAAGGCCTTCCTCGACACCACGTTCCCCTACTTCGGCGGCCAGCAGGCCAACCGCATCTTCGCCGAATCCGCCCGCAACGTCGGCGCCAACTGGTCCTACCTCCCCTACCAGGTCTACGCCAACTCCATCTTCAACGACACCGTCGGCAAGGCCTACGTCTCCCCCACCACCCTCACCGACGGCCTCAAGGCCTGGCAGGACGCCAGCATCACCTACGGCAAGGACCAGGGCTTCACCGTCAACAAGTAG
- a CDS encoding beta-galactosidase family protein, protein MPVLQTDKAGFLLDGRPFRFLSGGLHYFRVHPEQWQDRLRKARLMGLNTVETYVPWNLHQPRPDRFVLDGGLDLPRFLDLAAAEGLHVLLRPGPYICAEWEGGGLPSWLLSEPDIRLRSRDPRFLAALDDFFGRLFPPLRRHLASQGGPILAVQVENEYGAYGDDTAYLQHIADALRGHGVDVPLFTCDQPVDLERGALPGVLATANFGSRSAHHLAALRALRPEGPLMTTEFWIGWFDRWGARHVVRDSGDAARELDEVLADGASVNFYMFHGGTNFGFTNGANDKHTYRPTVTSYDYDAPLDEAGDPTEKYTAFRDVIAKYAPVPSGPVPAPGAKLAVSAVRLTESAELLPSAAASAPRIDSRRPLTMEELEQDFGFVLYETTLPLRGPTLLEIEHVRDRAQVFVDGQPVGVLERENHEHSLAFTVPRAGSVLSILVENQGRVNYGQGIHDRKGLLGAVLLDGVEPVAWTNRPLPLTGQEDIPFSVTTSTPVGPAFHRGTFEVTEAADTFLHLDGWTKGNAWVNGFPLGRYWSRGPQRSLYVPAPVLRAGTNEVVVLELHAGPRARTVDFRETPDLGPTEE, encoded by the coding sequence ATGCCCGTTCTCCAGACAGACAAGGCCGGATTCCTGCTCGACGGCCGACCTTTCCGTTTCCTGTCCGGCGGGCTGCACTACTTCCGGGTCCATCCCGAGCAGTGGCAGGACCGGCTCCGCAAGGCGCGGCTCATGGGACTCAACACCGTCGAGACCTATGTCCCCTGGAACCTTCACCAGCCGCGCCCCGACCGTTTCGTGCTGGACGGCGGGCTCGACCTGCCCCGCTTCCTCGATCTCGCCGCCGCCGAAGGGCTGCACGTCCTGCTGCGCCCCGGCCCGTACATCTGCGCGGAGTGGGAGGGCGGCGGTCTGCCCTCGTGGCTGCTCAGTGAGCCGGACATACGGCTGCGCTCCCGTGATCCCCGGTTCCTGGCGGCGCTGGACGACTTCTTCGGCCGGCTGTTCCCCCCGCTCCGCCGGCACCTCGCCTCGCAGGGCGGTCCTATCCTCGCCGTACAGGTGGAGAACGAGTACGGGGCCTACGGCGACGACACCGCCTATCTGCAGCACATCGCCGACGCGCTGCGCGGCCACGGCGTCGACGTCCCCCTGTTCACCTGCGACCAGCCGGTCGACCTGGAGCGGGGCGCCCTGCCCGGTGTCCTCGCCACCGCCAACTTCGGCAGCCGCTCGGCCCACCACCTGGCCGCCCTCCGGGCGCTGCGCCCCGAGGGGCCGCTGATGACGACGGAGTTCTGGATCGGCTGGTTCGACCGCTGGGGCGCCCGGCACGTGGTCCGCGACTCCGGCGACGCCGCCCGCGAGCTCGACGAGGTGCTCGCCGACGGAGCCTCCGTCAACTTCTACATGTTCCACGGCGGTACGAACTTCGGCTTCACCAACGGCGCCAACGACAAGCACACCTACCGCCCCACCGTCACCTCCTACGACTACGACGCCCCGCTCGACGAGGCCGGCGACCCGACGGAGAAGTACACCGCCTTCCGCGACGTCATCGCCAAGTACGCGCCCGTGCCGAGCGGCCCCGTCCCCGCCCCGGGCGCCAAACTGGCCGTCTCCGCCGTCAGGTTGACCGAGAGCGCCGAGCTGCTGCCGAGCGCGGCGGCGTCGGCGCCGCGGATCGACTCCCGTCGGCCGCTGACCATGGAGGAGCTGGAGCAGGACTTCGGCTTCGTCCTCTACGAGACCACCCTGCCGCTGCGCGGACCCACCCTGCTGGAGATCGAGCACGTCCGCGACCGTGCCCAGGTCTTCGTCGACGGGCAGCCGGTGGGCGTCCTGGAGCGCGAGAACCACGAGCACTCCCTGGCCTTCACCGTTCCCCGGGCCGGCAGCGTGCTCTCGATCCTGGTGGAGAACCAGGGCCGGGTGAACTACGGCCAGGGCATCCACGACCGCAAGGGACTCCTCGGCGCGGTCCTCCTCGACGGCGTCGAGCCGGTGGCCTGGACGAACCGGCCGCTTCCGCTCACCGGACAGGAGGACATCCCCTTCTCCGTCACCACCTCGACTCCCGTGGGCCCGGCCTTCCACCGGGGCACCTTCGAGGTCACCGAGGCGGCCGACACCTTCCTCCACCTCGACGGCTGGACCAAGGGCAACGCCTGGGTGAACGGCTTCCCGCTCGGCCGCTACTGGTCCCGCGGCCCGCAGCGCTCGCTGTACGTCCCCGCCCCCGTCCTGCGCGCCGGCACGAACGAGGTCGTCGTCCTGGAACTCCACGCCGGCCCCCGGGCCCGTACCGTCGACTTCCGCGAGACGCCCGACCTCGGCCCCACCGAGGAGTAG
- a CDS encoding substrate-binding domain-containing protein: MTRRRTAVAAAATLLALVSASACTVKSSGDTGATGDTPATSAAGTGTGTAELADGSGTKVALVPGGAHPYFQPWKQAGADAGKALKLGDVTFDETAEWDQQKQNNLLSTLAARGYNAFGVFGVSPTDINTTFADLKSQGFAVASLASCPANGKNAADFCLSTDVELAAYKAAKATIEAMGGKGTLVHLTGNNVDANTQLRIKGVQKAVEESGGKVSLLQNITDIDKDLQTAQKAVSDLLATKGSQIQGIVTTAYNPAVAAAEAVQETGSKAKVVAIDDDAKILSSIKNGSVSATVVQNPVGQAEIGAWALALLQSKQCAMKQPGLIVDSGSFVVTRQNVADYDDARKAKTVELKKKFADEYLSCG, encoded by the coding sequence ATGACGCGTCGCAGAACCGCAGTAGCAGCAGCCGCCACCCTCCTCGCCCTCGTGTCCGCCTCGGCGTGCACCGTGAAGAGCTCGGGCGACACCGGAGCCACCGGCGACACCCCCGCCACGTCCGCTGCCGGCACCGGCACCGGCACCGCCGAACTCGCCGACGGCTCCGGCACCAAGGTCGCCCTGGTCCCGGGCGGCGCCCACCCGTACTTCCAGCCCTGGAAGCAGGCGGGCGCGGACGCCGGGAAGGCGCTCAAGCTGGGCGACGTCACCTTCGACGAGACCGCCGAGTGGGACCAGCAGAAGCAGAACAACCTCCTCTCCACCCTGGCCGCGCGCGGCTACAACGCCTTCGGCGTCTTCGGGGTCTCCCCCACCGACATCAACACCACCTTCGCCGACCTCAAGTCCCAGGGCTTCGCTGTGGCGTCCCTGGCCTCGTGCCCCGCCAACGGCAAGAACGCGGCCGACTTCTGCCTCTCCACCGATGTCGAACTCGCCGCCTACAAGGCGGCCAAGGCCACCATCGAGGCGATGGGTGGCAAGGGCACGCTCGTCCATCTGACGGGCAACAACGTCGACGCCAACACGCAGCTGCGGATCAAGGGCGTACAGAAGGCCGTGGAGGAGTCCGGCGGCAAGGTCTCCCTGCTCCAGAACATCACCGACATCGACAAGGACCTCCAGACCGCGCAGAAGGCCGTCTCCGACCTGCTCGCGACCAAGGGCTCGCAGATCCAGGGCATCGTCACCACCGCCTACAACCCCGCGGTCGCCGCCGCCGAGGCCGTCCAGGAGACCGGCTCGAAGGCCAAGGTCGTGGCCATCGACGACGACGCCAAGATCCTGTCCTCGATCAAGAACGGCTCCGTGAGCGCCACCGTCGTGCAGAACCCCGTGGGTCAGGCCGAGATCGGCGCCTGGGCGCTCGCCCTGCTCCAGAGCAAGCAGTGCGCGATGAAGCAGCCGGGCCTGATCGTCGACTCCGGATCCTTCGTGGTCACCCGGCAGAACGTCGCCGACTACGACGACGCGCGCAAGGCCAAGACCGTGGAGCTGAAGAAGAAGTTCGCGGACGAGTACCTCTCCTGCGGCTGA
- a CDS encoding ABC transporter permease, which translates to MPFRVNQRMGLLVLIVLLGALFGVARPAFFDERLVLFPLLRDVATLTVVALAQMVVLSIGHMNLAVGRMAAFGAFFAGFGYDRLGLSLPLGLVLCLTAGCAIGALTGWIIARTGVNSFVVTLAMDFALLGLVSLLYSALTENAAFTTRPAGLTEMRSASLADICLGPVCGSAAVPQIAQFTLLALVGLGFLYARTRMGRELLLTGANPKAAELSGIPTGRRIVLAHALSGLLAALAGFMAAVGTGTFRASIGEDFMLPSFLGAVLGGTLLTGGVVSVLGALLGTTLVGVIRKGLDLLGVGLESLNIYLGCVLLLALSADRVRTVVSYRKVVRST; encoded by the coding sequence CTGCCGTTCCGGGTCAACCAGCGGATGGGCCTGCTCGTCCTGATCGTCCTGCTCGGCGCGCTGTTCGGCGTGGCCCGGCCGGCCTTCTTCGACGAGCGCCTGGTCCTCTTCCCGTTGCTGCGGGACGTCGCGACGCTGACCGTGGTGGCCCTGGCTCAGATGGTGGTGCTGTCCATCGGGCACATGAACCTCGCCGTCGGGCGCATGGCGGCCTTCGGCGCGTTCTTCGCCGGCTTCGGCTACGACCGGCTCGGTCTGTCGCTGCCGCTGGGCCTGGTGCTGTGTCTGACGGCCGGCTGCGCGATCGGCGCGCTGACCGGGTGGATCATCGCCCGCACCGGTGTGAACTCGTTCGTGGTGACCCTGGCGATGGACTTCGCGCTCCTGGGTCTGGTCTCCCTCCTGTACTCCGCGCTCACCGAGAACGCCGCGTTCACGACCCGCCCGGCGGGGCTCACCGAGATGCGCTCGGCCTCGCTCGCCGACATCTGTCTCGGACCCGTGTGCGGCTCCGCCGCCGTCCCGCAGATCGCCCAGTTCACCCTGCTCGCCCTCGTCGGCCTCGGCTTCCTCTACGCCCGTACCCGCATGGGGCGTGAGCTGCTGCTCACCGGCGCCAATCCGAAGGCCGCCGAGCTGTCGGGCATCCCCACCGGCCGCAGGATCGTTCTCGCGCACGCGCTGTCGGGTCTGCTCGCGGCGCTGGCCGGCTTCATGGCGGCCGTGGGCACGGGTACGTTCCGCGCCTCCATCGGCGAGGACTTCATGCTGCCGTCCTTCCTCGGAGCGGTCCTCGGCGGGACGCTGCTCACCGGCGGTGTCGTCTCCGTCCTCGGGGCGCTGCTCGGCACGACGCTCGTCGGCGTCATCCGCAAGGGCCTGGACCTGCTCGGCGTCGGCCTCGAAAGCCTCAACATCTACCTCGGCTGCGTCCTGCTCCTGGCCCTGTCCGCCGACCGGGTTCGCACCGTCGTGTCCTACCGCAAGGTGGTGCGTTCCACATGA
- a CDS encoding mandelate racemase/muconate lactonizing enzyme family protein codes for MTIITKATALLADIAVETDRTDAVQSFVKQETILVTLATTDGIEGTGYAYTIGTGGSSVLALLRDHLLPLLAGKDARNVEGLWQELFGLTRATTTGAITSLALAAIDTALWDLRCKRAGEPLWRLAGGHRREIPVYDTEGGWLHLSTEELVESALAAQRARFSGVKIKVGKPHAAEDAERLRAVREAVGPNLHIMTDANQSQSLSSAVQLAAALEPYDPYWFEEPMPADDVSGHARLARSTRIPIAVGESMYAPMQFRSYLESGAASVVQVDVARVGGISPWLKVAHLAETFNVQVCPHFLMELHVSLVAAVSNGAYVEYIPQLRAVTRTELTVRDGLAVAPDEPGIGIDWDRDALDDRRVS; via the coding sequence ATGACCATCATCACGAAAGCGACGGCCCTGCTGGCCGACATCGCGGTGGAGACCGACCGCACCGACGCCGTGCAGTCCTTCGTCAAACAGGAGACCATCCTCGTCACCCTGGCCACGACGGACGGCATCGAGGGAACCGGCTACGCGTACACGATCGGCACCGGCGGCAGCTCCGTCCTGGCCCTGCTGCGCGACCACCTCCTGCCCCTGCTGGCCGGCAAGGACGCCCGCAACGTGGAGGGGCTCTGGCAGGAGCTGTTCGGCCTGACCCGTGCCACCACCACCGGCGCCATCACCTCGCTCGCGCTCGCCGCGATCGACACGGCCCTGTGGGACCTGCGCTGCAAGCGCGCCGGCGAACCGCTGTGGCGGCTGGCCGGCGGCCACCGCCGGGAGATCCCGGTGTACGACACCGAGGGGGGCTGGCTCCACCTGTCCACCGAGGAGCTCGTCGAGTCGGCCCTCGCGGCGCAGCGGGCGCGGTTCTCCGGCGTCAAGATCAAGGTGGGCAAGCCGCACGCCGCCGAGGACGCCGAACGGCTGCGCGCCGTACGGGAGGCCGTCGGCCCGAACCTGCACATCATGACCGACGCGAACCAGTCGCAGTCGCTCTCCTCCGCGGTGCAGCTGGCCGCCGCCCTCGAACCGTACGACCCGTACTGGTTCGAGGAGCCCATGCCCGCGGACGACGTCAGCGGGCACGCCCGGCTCGCCCGCTCGACCCGGATCCCGATCGCGGTCGGCGAGTCGATGTACGCGCCGATGCAGTTCCGGAGCTATCTGGAGTCCGGTGCCGCCTCCGTGGTGCAGGTGGACGTGGCGCGCGTCGGCGGGATATCGCCGTGGCTGAAGGTCGCGCACCTCGCCGAGACCTTCAACGTCCAGGTCTGCCCGCACTTCCTGATGGAGCTGCACGTCAGTCTCGTCGCCGCGGTCTCCAACGGCGCGTACGTCGAGTACATCCCGCAGTTGCGCGCGGTCACCCGCACCGAGCTGACCGTGCGTGACGGGCTGGCCGTCGCCCCGGACGAGCCGGGCATCGGCATCGACTGGGACAGGGACGCCCTCGACGACCGGAGGGTCTCGTGA